In Candidatus Methanosphaera massiliense, the following are encoded in one genomic region:
- the cobT gene encoding nicotinate mononucleotide-dependent phosphoribosyltransferase CobT — MYENIKIFGSDKQMKVVEDSKNTVFLCVLSNTAISKIPHLTGAGGPEFTSYTPALDVEVILRDEPLTLPEIASTDSEELSAPSPAILAKATIDLLDMPFIPINAGLEIAPKVPYIDLHGTPGGDLREGIGVENAKELYINAKEIGSTLSKITDHIMIGESTPAGTTTAQGVLTALGYDVRNKVSGCMVTNPHELKNSVVDATLEKHDIKPGDLKDDPIKAVQIAGDPTMIATAGIVMGSTVPVTLCGGTQMAAVCGIIKAMDPEFNFDNICVATTIYVANDETANMVDIFRQICDVSIYAADPKFENSTEEGLVNYTKGCIKEGVGAGGAIFYAYLKGITPEQYRKKAEELTRANFD, encoded by the coding sequence TTGTATGAAAACATAAAAATATTCGGATCAGACAAACAAATGAAAGTAGTTGAAGATTCAAAAAATACAGTATTTCTCTGTGTATTATCAAACACAGCTATTTCTAAAATACCCCATTTAACAGGAGCTGGAGGACCAGAATTTACATCATACACTCCTGCACTAGATGTAGAAGTAATATTAAGAGATGAACCACTTACCTTACCTGAAATTGCTAGTACAGACAGTGAGGAATTATCTGCACCATCACCAGCTATTCTGGCAAAGGCAACAATCGATTTATTAGATATGCCTTTCATTCCTATTAATGCAGGACTAGAAATTGCACCAAAAGTACCATACATTGATTTACATGGAACCCCTGGAGGAGACCTAAGAGAAGGAATAGGTGTAGAAAACGCTAAAGAACTATACATTAATGCTAAAGAGATAGGTTCAACATTATCTAAAATAACAGACCATATTATGATTGGTGAATCCACACCTGCAGGTACAACAACTGCACAGGGAGTATTAACAGCATTAGGATATGATGTTAGAAATAAAGTTAGTGGATGTATGGTTACTAATCCTCATGAACTAAAAAATAGTGTTGTAGACGCTACACTAGAAAAACATGATATTAAACCAGGAGATCTCAAAGACGACCCAATTAAAGCTGTTCAAATAGCAGGAGATCCTACAATGATTGCTACAGCAGGTATAGTAATGGGAAGTACTGTTCCAGTAACACTATGTGGTGGTACTCAGATGGCAGCTGTTTGTGGTATAATTAAAGCTATGGACCCAGAATTTAATTTTGATAACATATGTGTAGCAACAACAATCTATGTTGCTAATGATGAAACTGCAAATATGGTTGATATATTCAGACAAATATGTGATGTATCAATATATGCTGCTGACCCTAAGTTTGAAAATTCAACAGAGGAAGGACTTGTTAACTATACAAAAGGCTGTATTAAAGAAGGAGTAGGAGCAGGAGGAGCTATATTCTATGCATATCTTAAGGGTATAACCCCAGAGCAATACCGTAAAAAAGCAGAGGAATTAACAAGAGCAAACTTTGATTAA
- a CDS encoding bifunctional N(6)-L-threonylcarbamoyladenine synthase/serine/threonine protein kinase: MGEIYLICLGIEGTAEKTGIGIVDSDGNILATCGDQLYPEKGGIHPREAANFHAEHIVPLIQDALEESSLTLNDIDLVSFAKGPGLGPALRTIATAARSLSQNIGVPLIGVNHCIGHVEIGKLTTGAKDPVTLYTSGGNTQIISYEAGRYRIIGETLDIAIGNCLDQFSRDIGLGHPGGPIVEKHARNTDETIELPYVVKGMDLSFSGILTSAINKYNSGIDLDVICNSFQETCFAMLCEVTERALSYTGKDEVLLCGGVAANSKLREMLQVMCDDHYVDFYMPPMKYCGDNGSMIARLGLLSYSEDKTGIKNSYINPKYRTDQVEVTWIKDKVEHNINLPNNIKHKGAEADILEAYWDNKPAIIKNRVKKNYRIDKLDNKLRVERTKEEAKLLSDCKQYNVRTPFIYSVDINNKQLILEKIDAPQLHEIITDNKTDGMESLFNNIGEVVSSMHNGGIIHGDLTTSNILVDNNMPIFIDFGLGKYSDLLEDKGTDLLVFKKSLTTITPEMSEQYFKWFLSGYDDKKVVKKIDEIEKRGRYL; this comes from the coding sequence ATGGGAGAAATTTATTTGATTTGTTTAGGAATTGAAGGAACAGCTGAGAAAACAGGTATTGGAATAGTTGATTCTGATGGAAATATATTAGCTACCTGTGGAGACCAATTATATCCAGAAAAAGGTGGTATACATCCAAGAGAAGCAGCTAATTTTCATGCTGAGCATATTGTTCCATTAATACAGGATGCACTAGAAGAGTCATCACTCACACTAAATGATATTGACCTAGTTTCATTTGCAAAAGGTCCTGGTTTAGGACCAGCACTAAGAACAATAGCTACAGCTGCAAGAAGTCTTTCACAAAATATTGGCGTGCCTCTTATTGGAGTTAACCATTGTATAGGTCATGTTGAAATAGGAAAATTAACAACAGGCGCAAAGGACCCTGTTACATTATATACTAGTGGTGGAAATACTCAGATAATAAGTTATGAAGCTGGCAGGTATAGAATTATAGGTGAAACACTGGATATTGCAATTGGTAATTGTTTAGACCAATTTTCACGTGACATCGGATTAGGTCATCCAGGAGGACCTATTGTAGAAAAACATGCTAGAAATACTGATGAAACAATAGAATTACCCTACGTTGTTAAAGGTATGGACTTATCATTCTCAGGTATTCTCACAAGTGCTATCAATAAGTATAATAGTGGAATTGACCTTGATGTGATATGTAATAGTTTTCAGGAAACATGTTTTGCAATGTTATGTGAAGTTACTGAGAGAGCATTAAGTTACACGGGTAAAGATGAAGTATTATTATGTGGTGGTGTAGCTGCTAATAGTAAGTTACGTGAGATGTTACAGGTAATGTGTGATGACCATTATGTTGATTTTTACATGCCACCAATGAAATATTGCGGGGATAATGGTTCAATGATTGCAAGACTAGGATTATTATCATACAGTGAAGATAAGACTGGTATTAAGAATAGTTATATCAATCCTAAGTATAGGACAGATCAAGTAGAAGTAACATGGATTAAAGATAAAGTAGAGCATAACATAAATCTCCCTAATAATATTAAACATAAAGGTGCGGAAGCTGATATACTAGAAGCTTACTGGGATAATAAACCAGCTATCATAAAAAACAGAGTTAAAAAGAATTATCGTATAGATAAATTAGATAATAAATTACGAGTTGAAAGAACAAAAGAAGAAGCAAAACTATTATCTGATTGTAAACAATACAATGTAAGAACACCATTTATATACTCAGTGGACATCAACAATAAACAATTAATACTAGAAAAAATAGACGCACCACAACTACATGAAATAATAACAGACAATAAAACAGACGGCATGGAATCATTATTTAATAACATCGGCGAAGTAGTTTCAAGCATGCATAATGGGGGAATAATTCATGGTGACTTAACTACATCAAACATACTAGTAGATAATAACATGCCAATATTCATTGACTTTGGACTTGGAAAATATAGCGATTTATTAGAAGATAAAGGAACTGATTTGCTAGTGTTTAAAAAATCATTAACTACAATAACACCTGAAATGTCAGAACAATACTTCAAATGGTTTCTCAGTGGATATGATGATAAAAAAGTAGTAAAAAAAATAGATGAGATCGAAAAGAGAGGAAGATACCTCTAA